A genomic region of Candidatus Binataceae bacterium contains the following coding sequences:
- the ruvX gene encoding Holliday junction resolvase RuvX, which translates to MAIASIDFGRKRIGLAISDGRAAYPVGTIERRSLKLDLDEIRAQLLARDVSLIVVGLPLSMDATEGPSARAARTFAEHLRAAMGVAVEMFDERLTSFEASERLAESSASRKATKASRDAVAAAIILEGWLESRRLSESVR; encoded by the coding sequence ATGGCAATCGCAAGCATCGATTTCGGGCGAAAACGGATAGGATTGGCAATAAGTGACGGTCGGGCCGCTTATCCCGTAGGCACAATCGAACGCCGTTCGCTCAAACTTGATCTCGACGAAATACGGGCACAATTGCTGGCCCGCGATGTCTCGCTTATCGTCGTCGGCTTGCCGTTGAGCATGGACGCCACCGAGGGACCGTCAGCCCGTGCGGCCAGAACCTTTGCCGAGCATCTGCGTGCGGCGATGGGGGTCGCGGTCGAGATGTTCGACGAGCGGTTGACCAGCTTCGAGGCCAGCGAGCGGCTTGCGGAGTCCTCAGCTTCGCGCAAGGCCACGAAGGCCTCGCGCGACGCCGTTGCGGCGGCGATCATTCTTGAAGGATGGCTGGAAAGCCGCCGACTTAGTGAATCGGTACGTTAA
- a CDS encoding ABC transporter substrate-binding protein, whose amino-acid sequence MVKAVIDQATAVVRDTQTPTAARDKRLREIAEANFDFADMARTTLGYHWRQITPAQQSEFVQVFTAFMENVYLSKLQEYGVQKIRDTAAHSTVNFTGQQFDGTDYAEVHSTVMLKDQAQPIKVDYLLRRDSTAWRIYDLNIDAISVMANYRQQFNRVLNNDGYPALVSLLRKKIAELGSTLDK is encoded by the coding sequence ATGGTCAAGGCGGTAATCGATCAAGCGACCGCCGTGGTGCGCGACACTCAGACGCCGACGGCCGCGCGCGACAAGCGGCTGCGCGAGATCGCGGAAGCCAATTTCGACTTTGCCGACATGGCGCGCACCACGCTCGGCTATCACTGGCGCCAGATCACGCCGGCGCAGCAATCCGAATTCGTCCAGGTGTTCACCGCGTTCATGGAGAACGTGTACCTGAGCAAACTCCAGGAATACGGCGTGCAGAAGATCCGCGACACCGCGGCGCACTCCACCGTCAACTTCACCGGCCAGCAATTCGACGGAACGGACTACGCCGAGGTTCACAGCACCGTGATGCTCAAAGATCAGGCGCAGCCGATCAAGGTCGACTACCTGCTAAGGCGCGACAGCACGGCCTGGAGGATCTACGATCTGAATATCGACGCAATAAGCGTGATGGCCAACTACCGCCAGCAGTTCAACCGCGTGCTCAACAACGACGGCTATCCGGCGCTGGTCAGCCTGCTGAGGAAGAAGATCGCGGAACTGGGCTCGACGCTCGACAAGTAG
- a CDS encoding DUF58 domain-containing protein, producing the protein MLGLPEEFTPDFLARLEHLRIKTRREFEGLGKGSHLSPRRGSSLEFSDFRHYALGDDFRYIDWGLYGRTDKLYIKLFKEEEDLLTYIFLDASASMGLPEADRKFPMAVATALAFAYVALAQGDRVMVRVLAGEGKAVAPGFLYGRHRIVELAQRLGAVRPAGELDLAAALARELVSIRRAGKVFVISDYLMMIKSVTRGLGLFTAANMDVTAVQILGGGEMAGAGLAGDVELVDAESGERVMASIGNREREQYRKTLERLAREIKTFCLRQGLHYTLYTTDLNFHDFFLRASAEFGLRRH; encoded by the coding sequence ATGCTGGGACTGCCCGAGGAATTCACGCCGGACTTTCTGGCCCGGCTCGAGCACCTACGGATCAAGACGCGGCGCGAGTTCGAGGGGCTCGGCAAGGGCTCGCATCTGTCGCCGCGGCGCGGCTCGTCGCTCGAGTTCAGCGACTTCCGCCATTACGCGCTCGGCGACGACTTCCGCTACATCGACTGGGGCCTCTACGGCCGCACCGACAAACTCTACATCAAACTGTTCAAGGAGGAGGAAGACCTCCTCACCTACATCTTTCTGGACGCCAGCGCCTCGATGGGCCTGCCCGAGGCCGATCGCAAATTCCCGATGGCGGTCGCGACCGCGCTCGCCTTCGCCTACGTCGCGCTCGCGCAAGGCGACCGCGTGATGGTTCGCGTGCTGGCCGGAGAAGGCAAGGCGGTTGCGCCCGGTTTCCTCTATGGGCGTCATCGGATCGTCGAGCTGGCCCAGCGCCTGGGCGCCGTCCGGCCGGCCGGAGAGCTCGACCTTGCCGCGGCGCTCGCGCGCGAGCTGGTTTCGATTCGCCGCGCCGGCAAAGTCTTTGTCATCTCGGACTACCTGATGATGATAAAATCCGTGACGCGCGGACTTGGCCTCTTCACCGCCGCCAACATGGACGTGACCGCGGTCCAGATTCTCGGCGGCGGCGAAATGGCGGGGGCAGGACTGGCGGGCGACGTCGAGCTGGTCGATGCGGAGAGCGGCGAGCGCGTGATGGCGTCGATCGGGAATCGCGAGCGCGAACAGTATCGCAAGACGCTCGAGCGACTCGCGCGAGAGATCAAAACCTTCTGCCTGCGCCAGGGACTGCATTACACGCTCTATACCACCGACCTGAATTTCCACGACTTCTTCCTCCGCGCCTCGGCCGAATTCGGCCTGAGAAGGCATTAG
- the mltG gene encoding endolytic transglycosylase MltG: MNRYVKAAAGLVALGAVAAAGWLTYACLIPVPRFMAPRIVSVDPGDSLGSVARRLAAAGVVRSARAMMLYAECTGGGRSLKPGEYAFTGGERVSEVLRHLVNGDFVTVTVAIPEGATLHQIAERLEDAGLVCQRQFEEAARSGPLPAALGLEPLGSEGYLFPATYRFSPHANVERILAAMLGRFYGALPSHTDERLFELNLSPHELVTLASIIEKEAKVAGERPTIASVFYNRLRLGMPLQSDPTAQYNPDGEIEPAATAVHTASAYNTYSFAGLPPGPIANPGMSSIMAALYPAHTDYLYFVARNDGTHIFSRTLREHQRNIEIVRKLNALNARESAHGAPTLATGAASVPASIRR; the protein is encoded by the coding sequence GTGAATCGGTACGTTAAAGCAGCGGCAGGCCTGGTAGCGCTCGGTGCGGTCGCGGCCGCAGGCTGGCTAACCTATGCGTGCCTTATCCCAGTGCCGAGATTCATGGCGCCAAGGATCGTATCCGTTGACCCGGGCGATTCACTTGGTTCGGTCGCGCGCCGGTTGGCCGCCGCAGGCGTCGTCCGCAGCGCGCGCGCCATGATGCTGTACGCGGAATGCACCGGAGGCGGGCGCAGTCTCAAGCCCGGCGAGTATGCCTTCACTGGCGGTGAGCGCGTCTCCGAGGTCCTCCGGCACCTGGTCAATGGCGACTTCGTCACGGTGACGGTCGCGATTCCCGAAGGTGCGACGCTGCATCAAATCGCCGAGCGGCTCGAGGATGCGGGCCTGGTTTGCCAACGCCAGTTCGAGGAAGCCGCGCGCTCGGGTCCGCTGCCGGCTGCGTTAGGACTGGAACCCCTGGGCTCCGAGGGCTATCTGTTCCCGGCGACTTATCGCTTCTCGCCGCATGCGAATGTCGAGCGGATCCTGGCCGCGATGCTGGGGCGGTTCTATGGCGCGCTCCCATCCCATACCGATGAGCGGCTGTTCGAGCTTAACCTGAGCCCCCATGAACTGGTGACGCTCGCCTCGATTATAGAGAAAGAGGCCAAGGTGGCGGGCGAACGACCGACGATCGCGAGTGTGTTCTACAATCGTCTGCGGCTGGGGATGCCGCTTCAGTCCGATCCCACCGCTCAGTATAATCCGGATGGAGAAATTGAGCCTGCGGCGACGGCGGTGCATACTGCGTCTGCCTATAATACGTACTCGTTCGCCGGACTCCCGCCGGGACCGATTGCAAATCCTGGAATGTCGTCGATAATGGCGGCGCTCTATCCTGCGCACACGGATTATCTGTATTTTGTGGCTCGCAACGACGGAACTCATATTTTTTCGCGCACCTTGCGCGAGCATCAACGCAATATCGAGATCGTGCGCAAGCTTAACGCCCTGAACGCTCGGGAATCCGCCCACGGAGCGCCAACGCTCGCGACCGGCGCCGCTTCCGTGCCCGCGTCCATCAGAAGATGA
- a CDS encoding M23 family metallopeptidase: MASVASVHLFFQAGEPPPPTVALMDLQPGRLDNGSAELPETASPAPDPIIIQLTLDRSASVLRYLEDAGLDPAEAQNWANHFQEVANTGTMKEGHSLILYKDPETGDLRDLRYDLNTNVAIREHALGSGVIRTSRDLIEYDLRRVSVAFTVGRSFRTAAQLHNLPEPIVYTLENAFSDHQPLDELPSGSVVKLIYQEKVARDGSYDLVTGVEAAQIESEDRVMTAFAFRDEHGQPRLFDANGQELGAPQALRFPVKFNYISSGFTFHRYHPILHEYRPHVGVDLAASYGTPVQAVADGRVEFAGWCGELGRCVRLDHAQGMVSIYGHLSEITQGLDHGEWVSLGQVIGRVGSSGLSTGPHLHFALEREGHYVNPLTESIGVNHQVSPRMRSMFEQFKENYLAMLSKLPDLGGHFHVGASASTQAATGEATARPVSGQVTRRHSRHRWRAWSASVER, from the coding sequence TTGGCCTCAGTCGCCTCCGTCCATCTCTTTTTCCAGGCCGGAGAGCCTCCGCCGCCCACCGTGGCGCTGATGGATTTGCAGCCAGGCCGTCTCGATAACGGGTCGGCGGAGCTTCCCGAAACCGCCTCTCCGGCGCCCGATCCGATCATCATCCAGCTCACCCTCGATCGCTCGGCTTCCGTGCTCCGCTATCTCGAGGATGCCGGACTGGATCCCGCGGAGGCGCAGAACTGGGCCAATCACTTCCAGGAAGTCGCCAACACCGGGACGATGAAGGAAGGCCACTCGCTGATCCTCTACAAGGATCCTGAAACCGGCGATCTGCGCGACCTGCGCTATGACCTTAACACGAACGTCGCGATTCGCGAGCACGCCTTGGGCTCGGGCGTGATCCGGACCTCGCGCGACCTTATCGAGTACGACCTAAGACGCGTGAGTGTCGCGTTTACCGTAGGTCGCAGCTTCCGCACAGCCGCTCAGCTTCATAATCTGCCGGAGCCGATCGTCTACACGCTCGAGAACGCTTTCAGCGACCACCAGCCGCTCGATGAACTGCCGTCGGGCTCGGTCGTCAAGCTGATCTACCAGGAAAAGGTGGCGCGCGACGGCAGCTACGACCTGGTGACCGGCGTCGAGGCCGCGCAGATCGAGTCGGAAGATCGAGTCATGACCGCGTTCGCCTTTCGCGACGAGCATGGCCAGCCGCGCTTGTTTGACGCCAACGGCCAGGAATTGGGCGCGCCGCAGGCCCTGCGCTTCCCGGTCAAGTTCAACTACATTTCTTCCGGTTTTACCTTCCATCGCTACCATCCGATTCTCCACGAGTATCGGCCGCACGTAGGCGTTGATTTGGCCGCCAGCTATGGCACGCCCGTTCAGGCGGTGGCGGACGGCCGGGTCGAGTTCGCGGGGTGGTGCGGCGAGCTTGGCCGATGCGTGCGGCTGGACCACGCCCAGGGCATGGTGAGCATCTACGGCCATCTGTCGGAGATTACGCAAGGACTTGATCACGGCGAATGGGTGTCGCTGGGCCAGGTCATCGGGCGCGTCGGCTCAAGCGGTCTTTCGACCGGACCGCATCTGCATTTCGCGCTGGAGCGCGAGGGCCATTACGTCAACCCGCTGACCGAGAGTATCGGCGTCAACCATCAAGTATCGCCGCGGATGCGCTCGATGTTCGAGCAGTTCAAGGAAAATTATCTCGCGATGCTGTCGAAGCTGCCCGACCTCGGGGGCCATTTCCACGTGGGAGCCTCTGCGAGCACGCAGGCTGCGACGGGCGAGGCGACTGCGCGTCCAGTGTCAGGGCAGGTTACGCGCAGGCACTCGCGGCATCGTTGGCGTGCGTGGTCCGCTTCAGTCGAGCGCTGA
- a CDS encoding MoxR family ATPase, with the protein MGAAPQITPAERVAEFQRTFARAEAEVGKVIVGHQDVIRKTLTALFAGGHVLIEGVPGLGKTLMCKTASDALGLSFKRIQFTPDLMPSDIVGTQVLTESDGRREFHFKPGPIFAHVVLGDEINRATPKTQSAVLEAMEERQVTVFGTTYQLEPPFMVLATQNPIELEGTYPLPEAQMDRFLFKVVMGSPKPEELREILNRTTGATTHVAQPIFPATSAPVAIEQLKALVREVMVAEPIERYVIGIIGACTPNGPGAIPEVSQYLRFGPSPRGAQALILCSKVNALLDSRVSVSYDDIADGVVPALRHRLLRNFQAEAENVSTDSILDQALKRLKKPRA; encoded by the coding sequence ATGGGAGCGGCCCCGCAAATCACGCCAGCCGAGCGCGTCGCTGAATTCCAACGCACTTTCGCGCGCGCCGAAGCCGAGGTCGGCAAGGTAATCGTCGGCCACCAGGACGTCATCCGCAAAACGCTGACCGCACTGTTCGCGGGCGGCCACGTTCTAATCGAGGGCGTCCCCGGACTTGGCAAGACCCTGATGTGCAAGACCGCCAGCGACGCGCTGGGACTCAGCTTCAAGCGTATCCAGTTCACGCCTGACCTGATGCCCTCGGACATCGTCGGCACCCAGGTCCTGACCGAATCCGACGGCCGGCGCGAGTTTCATTTCAAGCCCGGCCCGATCTTCGCGCATGTGGTGCTCGGCGACGAAATCAACCGGGCCACGCCCAAGACGCAGTCCGCGGTGCTGGAGGCGATGGAAGAGCGGCAGGTGACGGTCTTCGGCACAACCTATCAGCTCGAACCGCCGTTCATGGTGCTGGCGACGCAGAATCCGATCGAGCTCGAGGGCACCTATCCGCTGCCCGAAGCGCAGATGGATCGCTTCCTGTTCAAGGTGGTGATGGGCTCGCCCAAGCCCGAAGAGCTGCGCGAGATCTTGAACCGCACCACCGGCGCCACCACGCATGTCGCTCAGCCCATCTTTCCCGCGACCAGCGCCCCGGTCGCGATCGAACAGCTGAAGGCGCTCGTGCGCGAGGTGATGGTGGCCGAGCCGATCGAGCGCTACGTGATCGGGATAATCGGCGCCTGCACGCCCAACGGCCCCGGCGCAATCCCCGAGGTCTCCCAATACCTGCGCTTCGGGCCGAGCCCGCGCGGCGCCCAGGCGCTAATCCTGTGCTCCAAGGTAAACGCGCTGCTCGATAGCCGGGTCAGCGTCAGCTACGACGACATCGCCGACGGCGTCGTGCCCGCGCTGCGCCATCGTCTGCTGCGCAACTTTCAGGCCGAGGCGGAAAACGTCAGCACCGATTCGATCCTCGACCAGGCGCTAAAGCGGCTGAAGAAGCCGCGCGCGTAA
- a CDS encoding glycerophosphodiester phosphodiesterase yields the protein MARSELNNDFFGLPAPRVIAHRGASGEYPENTLVAFRAAADAGASYLELDVHMTRDGTIVVSHDSHLTRTCGLDAAVRDLRLAELKRADAGWGFSSEAAAAGESAFPFRGRGVEIPALAEVFAAFPELGYVIEVKQSSPSLVAPLLEVIEQAGMRRRVLIASEDEVPIREMRALAPDLPTGFPYSEIVGFMASLPPGAEPYEPRGHALQIPPEYESWRLVTAESVDAAHRMGVEVHVWTVNDAAEMRAMLALGVDGIITDYPARLLALL from the coding sequence GTGGCCCGTTCCGAGCTGAATAACGATTTCTTCGGTCTTCCCGCTCCGCGCGTGATCGCTCATCGCGGGGCAAGCGGAGAATATCCCGAAAACACTCTTGTCGCGTTTCGCGCGGCTGCCGACGCCGGCGCTTCGTACCTGGAGCTTGACGTCCACATGACCCGCGACGGTACGATCGTCGTCAGCCACGACTCGCATCTGACGCGTACCTGCGGCCTTGACGCCGCCGTCCGTGATCTCAGGCTGGCCGAGCTCAAGCGCGCTGACGCGGGATGGGGTTTCAGCTCGGAGGCGGCCGCTGCCGGCGAGAGCGCCTTCCCGTTTCGCGGGCGCGGAGTCGAAATACCGGCGCTGGCCGAGGTTTTCGCCGCCTTTCCCGAACTCGGTTATGTGATCGAGGTCAAGCAGAGTTCGCCGAGCCTGGTTGCGCCGTTGCTCGAGGTAATCGAACAGGCCGGGATGCGCCGGCGAGTGCTGATCGCGAGCGAGGACGAAGTCCCGATCCGCGAGATGCGCGCGCTCGCGCCTGATCTTCCGACGGGATTTCCCTATTCCGAGATTGTCGGCTTCATGGCGTCGCTGCCGCCGGGTGCCGAGCCGTACGAGCCGCGCGGCCACGCGTTGCAGATCCCGCCGGAGTACGAATCGTGGCGGCTGGTGACCGCCGAGAGCGTCGACGCGGCGCATCGGATGGGCGTCGAGGTCCACGTGTGGACGGTCAACGACGCGGCCGAGATGCGCGCGATGCTCGCGCTCGGTGTCGACGGCATCATTACCGACTATCCGGCTCGCCTGCTCGCGCTCCTGTAG
- a CDS encoding TIGR03617 family F420-dependent LLM class oxidoreductase produces the protein MKLDTMLSVRDLHEVPRAAKAAEDAGFDAIWSMEAGNDGFLPLALAAEHTRRIKMGPAVAIAFPRSPMVTAYTSYDLARLSEGRFVLGLGTQVKGHIERRYGMRWEPPVAKLREYLESLAAIFKCWNEGGAKLSYKGKYYNFSLMTPFFAPRPHQFKVPIYIAGVNERICRLAGELCDGLHAHPFNSPKYLREFVMPHLEEGFKKSGRARKDFTVFTTAFVVVGGKDEEIEKAREAVRQQISFYASTRTYQVVLDTHGWGDVAARLNEKAAKGDWTGMAKEITDEMLETYSVSGKWDDIAAKVKARYDGLLDRVAFYMPYKAGADEDAWRELCRQFNG, from the coding sequence ATGAAACTCGACACGATGCTCTCTGTTCGCGACCTGCACGAGGTTCCCAGGGCGGCCAAGGCCGCCGAAGATGCCGGCTTTGACGCTATCTGGTCGATGGAGGCGGGCAACGACGGCTTCCTGCCGCTGGCGCTTGCGGCCGAGCACACCAGGCGGATCAAGATGGGCCCGGCGGTCGCGATCGCTTTCCCGCGAAGCCCGATGGTCACCGCCTACACTTCCTACGACCTCGCGCGGCTCTCGGAGGGACGCTTCGTGCTGGGCCTGGGCACCCAGGTCAAGGGTCACATCGAGCGCCGCTACGGGATGCGATGGGAGCCGCCGGTGGCCAAGCTGCGGGAGTACCTGGAATCGCTGGCCGCGATTTTCAAGTGCTGGAACGAAGGCGGCGCGAAGCTCTCGTACAAGGGCAAATACTACAACTTCTCACTGATGACGCCGTTCTTTGCTCCGCGGCCGCATCAGTTCAAGGTCCCGATTTACATCGCAGGCGTGAACGAGCGCATCTGCCGCCTCGCGGGCGAGCTATGCGACGGCCTGCACGCGCATCCGTTCAACTCGCCCAAGTACCTGCGCGAGTTCGTGATGCCGCATCTCGAAGAGGGCTTTAAAAAATCCGGCCGCGCGCGCAAGGACTTCACGGTCTTCACCACTGCCTTCGTGGTGGTGGGCGGCAAGGACGAGGAGATCGAAAAGGCGCGCGAGGCGGTGCGTCAGCAAATCTCGTTTTACGCCTCCACCCGCACCTACCAGGTGGTACTCGATACCCACGGATGGGGCGACGTCGCGGCGCGCCTGAACGAGAAGGCGGCCAAAGGCGACTGGACAGGGATGGCCAAAGAGATCACCGACGAGATGCTCGAGACCTATTCGGTCAGCGGCAAATGGGACGACATCGCGGCCAAGGTCAAGGCGCGCTACGACGGCCTGCTCGATCGCGTTGCCTTCTACATGCCGTACAAGGCGGGCGCCGACGAGGACGCCTGGCGAGAGCTCTGCCGGCAGTTCAACGGATAG